The following proteins are encoded in a genomic region of Pseudodesulfovibrio mercurii:
- a CDS encoding GNAT family N-acetyltransferase: MRILEYAGHDPEPIVELITTIQIAEFGVATSAEKQPDLRTIPDYYQYGAGNFWLAFEGDELIGTIALKDVGDGVCALRKMFVKKAWRGRERGVAARLMRTLLDHARAHGVREIFLGTVDVYHAAHRFYEKSGFVEVPRSGVPALVPLMDVDVKYYRYRF, from the coding sequence GTGCGCATCCTCGAATACGCGGGGCACGACCCCGAACCCATCGTCGAGCTGATCACCACCATCCAGATCGCGGAATTCGGCGTGGCCACCTCGGCCGAAAAACAGCCGGACCTGCGCACCATCCCGGACTACTACCAATACGGCGCGGGCAATTTCTGGCTCGCCTTCGAGGGCGACGAACTCATCGGGACCATCGCCCTCAAGGACGTGGGGGACGGGGTCTGCGCCCTGCGCAAGATGTTCGTGAAAAAGGCGTGGCGCGGCAGGGAGCGCGGCGTGGCCGCCCGGCTCATGCGCACCCTGCTCGACCACGCGCGGGCCCACGGCGTGCGCGAAATCTTTCTCGGCACCGTGGACGTGTACCACGCCGCGCACCGCTTCTACGAGAAGTCCGGCTTCGTAGAGGTCCCGAGGAGCGGGGTCCCGGCCTTGGTCCCGCTCATGGACGTGGACGTCAAATACTACCGCTACCGGTTTTAG
- a CDS encoding class I adenylate cyclase translates to MSQEIPNIRTLATAMETLAQGRAPSGGPGIGGLAVEFLEWCDRTPRPAHAEAVLLAEAVLAMYRLAANSGDIHTIQTCFQALVRSGRFGRTLCARLITARNAPLARLDPKVAAWPARDRLTLVHEMLLDLPGDKDKELLTWLEGVLKPLMGTDPEELVPFVARLGEQGELLAFPVRQVIVGGLFGRFINSQLTNGVAGTDLEQLCRVIRGMGDAAYAEALAKAVSLGRIKADVEVLRTVATVGEAGNKTILAMLLNILPKADARLAGACLDALISQDHPAMGKVLASIRSRMPALRAAAVSRAPLLGDIGLVQYLSSLPEERRDDALLEMFGVLETIAPDFVRNAAGACPPRGTNSPRAREGSTPPPQPGEEPEPARTGFFKGLFKSRPKTLQELLPKPGNIRDMDLPGSMVDGEQLENRELTGLGLAGTAFVRTSFFRGKVGDADLTGGLFRDCVLSGTEFREVRFNGAEFADTRFEECVFTDCVFTGAVFSGCTFEGCRFRSSVFSEASFRDVRLTGTDLTACSLAGSALHGCSLRAVRFEACDLSFAELVGDDCRGVELRQTCLHGLYIRDCVLLSMELPGSLVTRSVIKNSDAGHPQFLANRLRQMTLFAREAEKGGMPGGRETDPFTARKALTAWSRELTFMRRERRMLDNNRQRMHRAMGTLSRDQQAFLRMLPLLLDCDVFERRYNFGNIPSCRVWGYYPCLSDLELVRERLDMEPEPDPSPEVRILAVYAMGSLGTVAQTSSSDLDCWVCYDGDVTMTMEHGLTRKLNAMALWAESEYGLEVHFYPMRMDDVRDNRFLSGDEESSGSAQVLLLKEEFYRTALKLAGKNIAWWVIPAGASRKMYESCIRAARRYPLCGKPRLEDFGHLAEVPPDEYFGGSLWQMVKAVHAPFKSVLKLGLLETYAAPGASALPLCDRIKRNLIRNRQGKLDTDPYTALYSTLHDYYSGRGEDNAAALLKESFRLKANLTDIPLFMNLPTRPEDESLISVLFGSGYVEPGRLAETHRTWPFDKSLRMGSHVRRYMVDTYRRIQEGLAAGGRSTGRTKALINPEDLTRMGRRIAANFASKPNKILRVPFMDTRENGFPILHFAAEKTPGKPPAWTVRGGERVEAKQSAVHLQLLHRNQDPVHLLAWLLANRIYHPKSLLQADRTIAPIALADLQRLMGSLHEFFPFAETFEPDINEGLRAETVLRAFFILNLASPPETGRIEQAAVIYATNWGEMFCRTFVRPGQLFEHSPARFLSEKIGQPLAEAAQLGLFAPKGSQCRRISLT, encoded by the coding sequence ATGAGCCAAGAGATTCCGAACATACGCACACTGGCCACGGCCATGGAGACCCTTGCCCAGGGGCGCGCCCCGAGCGGCGGGCCCGGCATCGGCGGCCTGGCCGTGGAGTTCCTGGAATGGTGCGACCGCACCCCGCGCCCGGCCCATGCCGAGGCCGTCCTCCTGGCCGAGGCCGTGCTGGCCATGTACCGCCTGGCCGCCAACTCCGGCGACATCCACACCATCCAGACCTGCTTCCAGGCCCTGGTCCGTTCGGGACGGTTCGGGCGGACCCTGTGCGCCCGCCTGATCACCGCCCGCAACGCGCCCCTGGCCCGGCTGGACCCCAAAGTGGCGGCCTGGCCCGCCCGCGACCGGCTGACCCTGGTCCACGAGATGCTCCTGGACCTGCCCGGCGACAAGGACAAGGAACTGCTGACCTGGCTCGAAGGGGTGCTCAAGCCGCTCATGGGCACGGACCCAGAGGAGCTGGTCCCGTTCGTGGCGCGGCTCGGCGAACAGGGCGAGCTCCTGGCCTTTCCGGTCCGCCAGGTCATCGTGGGCGGGCTGTTCGGCCGGTTCATCAACTCCCAGCTGACCAACGGCGTGGCGGGCACGGACCTGGAACAGCTCTGCCGGGTCATCCGGGGCATGGGCGACGCGGCCTATGCCGAGGCCCTGGCCAAGGCCGTGTCCCTGGGCCGGATCAAGGCCGACGTCGAGGTCCTGCGGACCGTCGCGACCGTGGGCGAGGCGGGCAACAAGACCATCCTGGCCATGCTCCTGAACATCCTGCCCAAGGCGGACGCCAGGCTGGCCGGGGCGTGCCTGGACGCGCTCATCAGCCAGGACCATCCGGCCATGGGCAAGGTCCTGGCCTCCATCCGCTCGCGCATGCCGGCCCTGCGCGCCGCCGCCGTGTCCCGCGCCCCGCTGCTCGGGGACATCGGCCTGGTCCAGTATCTTTCCTCCCTGCCCGAGGAGCGCCGCGACGACGCCCTGCTGGAGATGTTCGGCGTGCTCGAGACGATCGCCCCGGACTTCGTACGCAACGCGGCCGGCGCCTGCCCGCCCCGGGGCACGAACTCGCCGCGCGCCCGCGAGGGTTCGACCCCGCCTCCACAGCCCGGAGAAGAGCCCGAACCGGCCAGGACCGGCTTCTTCAAGGGATTGTTCAAGTCCCGGCCCAAGACCCTCCAGGAGCTGCTGCCCAAGCCGGGAAACATCCGCGATATGGACCTGCCCGGCTCCATGGTGGACGGCGAACAGCTGGAAAACCGCGAGCTGACCGGCCTGGGGCTGGCCGGAACCGCCTTTGTCCGGACCAGCTTCTTCCGGGGCAAGGTGGGCGACGCCGACCTGACCGGCGGGCTCTTCCGCGACTGCGTCCTGTCCGGCACGGAGTTCCGCGAGGTCCGCTTCAACGGCGCGGAGTTCGCGGACACCCGGTTCGAGGAGTGCGTGTTCACGGACTGCGTCTTCACCGGCGCGGTCTTCTCAGGCTGCACCTTCGAGGGATGCCGCTTCCGCTCCTCGGTCTTCAGCGAGGCCTCCTTCCGCGACGTCCGGCTGACGGGCACGGACCTGACCGCCTGCTCCCTGGCGGGCAGCGCCCTGCACGGCTGTTCCCTGCGCGCCGTCAGGTTCGAGGCCTGCGACCTGTCCTTCGCCGAGCTCGTCGGCGACGACTGCCGGGGCGTGGAGCTGCGCCAGACCTGCCTGCACGGGCTGTACATACGGGACTGCGTGCTGCTGTCCATGGAGCTGCCCGGCTCGCTCGTGACCCGGTCCGTGATCAAGAATTCCGACGCCGGGCACCCGCAGTTCCTGGCCAACCGGCTACGCCAGATGACCCTGTTCGCCCGCGAGGCGGAGAAGGGGGGCATGCCCGGCGGCCGGGAGACCGACCCCTTCACGGCCCGCAAGGCCCTGACCGCCTGGTCGCGCGAGCTGACCTTCATGCGCCGGGAACGGCGCATGCTCGACAACAACCGCCAGCGCATGCACCGGGCCATGGGCACACTGTCCCGCGACCAGCAGGCCTTCCTGCGCATGCTCCCCCTGCTCCTGGACTGCGACGTGTTCGAGCGGCGCTACAACTTCGGCAACATCCCCTCCTGCCGGGTCTGGGGCTACTACCCCTGCCTGAGCGACCTGGAGCTGGTCCGCGAGCGGCTGGACATGGAGCCCGAGCCCGACCCCTCGCCCGAGGTGCGCATCCTGGCGGTCTACGCCATGGGCAGTCTTGGCACCGTGGCCCAGACGTCGAGTTCGGACCTGGACTGCTGGGTCTGCTACGACGGCGACGTGACCATGACCATGGAGCACGGCCTGACGCGCAAACTCAACGCCATGGCCCTGTGGGCGGAGAGCGAGTACGGGCTGGAGGTCCACTTCTACCCCATGCGCATGGACGACGTGCGCGACAACCGCTTCCTGTCCGGGGACGAGGAGAGCTCGGGCTCGGCCCAGGTCCTGCTGCTCAAGGAGGAGTTCTACCGCACGGCGCTGAAGCTGGCGGGCAAGAACATCGCCTGGTGGGTCATCCCGGCCGGGGCCAGCCGCAAGATGTACGAGTCGTGCATCCGCGCGGCCCGGCGCTACCCCCTGTGCGGCAAGCCGCGCCTGGAGGACTTCGGCCACCTGGCCGAGGTGCCGCCGGACGAATACTTCGGCGGCTCCCTGTGGCAGATGGTCAAGGCCGTGCACGCGCCCTTCAAGTCCGTGCTCAAGCTCGGCCTGCTCGAGACCTACGCCGCACCCGGCGCGTCCGCCCTGCCCCTGTGCGACCGCATCAAGCGCAACCTGATCCGCAACCGCCAGGGCAAGCTCGACACCGACCCGTACACCGCCCTGTACTCCACCCTGCACGACTACTACAGCGGGCGCGGGGAGGACAACGCCGCGGCCCTGCTCAAGGAGTCCTTCCGGCTCAAGGCCAACCTGACGGACATCCCGCTGTTCATGAACCTGCCCACCCGGCCCGAGGACGAATCCCTGATCTCGGTCCTGTTCGGCTCGGGCTACGTGGAACCGGGCAGGCTGGCCGAGACGCACCGCACCTGGCCCTTCGACAAGTCCCTGCGCATGGGCTCGCACGTGCGCCGCTACATGGTCGATACCTACCGGCGCATCCAGGAGGGGCTGGCCGCCGGCGGCCGCTCCACGGGCCGGACCAAGGCGCTGATCAACCCCGAGGACCTGACGCGCATGGGCCGCCGCATCGCCGCCAACTTCGCCTCCAAGCCGAACAAGATCCTGCGCGTGCCGTTCATGGACACCAGGGAGAACGGCTTCCCCATCCTGCACTTCGCCGCGGAAAAGACGCCGGGCAAGCCGCCCGCCTGGACCGTGCGCGGGGGCGAGCGGGTAGAGGCCAAGCAGTCCGCCGTGCATCTCCAGCTGCTGCACCGCAACCAGGACCCGGTGCACCTGCTGGCCTGGCTGCTGGCCAACCGCATCTACCACCCCAAGAGCCTGCTCCAGGCGGACCGGACCATCGCGCCCATCGCCCTGGCCGACCTGCAGCGGCTCATGGGCTCCCTGCACGAATTCTTCCCCTTTGCCGAGACCTTCGAGCCGGACATCAACGAGGGGCTGCGCGCCGAGACCGTGCTGCGGGCCTTCTTCATCCTCAACCTGGCCTCCCCGCCCGAGACCGGGCGCATCGAGCAGGCCGCCGTGATCTACGCCACCAACTGGGGCGAGATGTTCTGCCGCACCTTTGTCCGGCCCGGCCAGCTGTTCGAACACAGCCCGGCCCGGTTCCTGTCCGAAAAGATCGGCCAGCCCCTGGCCGAAGCCGCGCAACTGGGCCTGTTCGCGCCCAAGGGGTCCCAATGCCGACGCATCAGCCTGACCTGA
- a CDS encoding adenylosuccinate synthase: MSNMVVFGSQWGDEGKGKVVDMLAEKADAIVRFQGGNNAGHTLVVDGEQCILHLIPSGILHPGKQCLIGNGVVLDPFVFCQELDKLAAKGVDVSASRVMISKKTHVIMPYHCRMDAARESSRSEDGRIGTTGRGIGPCYEDKMHRCGIRAGDFADPELLKQKISTALEEKNVLFKHLYGVEPMDAQAVFDEVLPVAERLVPYLGDVSSAIQAADCVLFEGAQGTHLDIDHGTYPFVTSSNTVTANAASGSGCSPRVLDRIIAIVKAYTTRVGSGPFPTELLDADGDYLQSQGHEFGATTGRKRRCGWLDLVVLKESARLNGPTELAITKLDVLSGLKEVKLCVGYEYKGGTIAYPPQEQNGMAYVTPVYETLPGWDEDISDARSWDDLPENAVKYLRRIEEISGVKIGIVSVGPDRVQTF, translated from the coding sequence ATGTCCAATATGGTGGTTTTCGGTTCCCAGTGGGGAGACGAAGGTAAAGGCAAGGTCGTCGATATGCTCGCCGAGAAGGCGGACGCCATCGTCCGTTTCCAGGGCGGCAACAACGCGGGGCATACCCTGGTGGTCGACGGCGAGCAGTGCATCCTGCACCTGATCCCCTCCGGCATCCTGCACCCCGGAAAGCAGTGTCTCATCGGCAACGGCGTGGTCCTGGACCCGTTCGTCTTCTGCCAGGAGCTGGACAAGCTTGCCGCCAAGGGCGTGGACGTGTCCGCCTCCCGAGTGATGATCAGCAAGAAGACCCACGTGATCATGCCGTATCACTGCCGCATGGACGCGGCACGCGAATCCTCGCGCAGCGAGGACGGACGCATCGGCACCACCGGGCGCGGCATCGGCCCGTGCTACGAGGACAAGATGCACCGCTGCGGCATCCGCGCGGGCGACTTCGCCGATCCCGAACTGCTCAAGCAGAAGATTTCCACGGCCCTGGAAGAGAAGAACGTGCTCTTCAAGCACCTCTACGGGGTCGAGCCCATGGACGCCCAGGCCGTCTTCGACGAGGTCCTGCCCGTGGCCGAGCGGCTGGTCCCGTATCTCGGCGACGTGTCCTCGGCCATCCAGGCCGCGGACTGCGTGCTCTTTGAGGGCGCCCAGGGCACCCACCTGGACATCGACCACGGCACCTATCCCTTCGTCACCTCGTCCAACACGGTCACGGCCAACGCGGCCTCGGGCTCCGGCTGTTCGCCGCGCGTCCTCGACCGGATCATCGCCATCGTCAAGGCGTACACCACCCGCGTGGGCAGCGGCCCGTTCCCCACGGAACTGCTCGACGCGGACGGCGACTACCTCCAGTCCCAGGGCCACGAGTTCGGGGCCACCACCGGGCGCAAGCGGCGCTGCGGCTGGCTCGACCTGGTGGTCCTCAAGGAATCCGCCCGGCTGAACGGTCCCACCGAGCTGGCCATCACCAAGCTGGACGTCCTGTCCGGCCTGAAGGAGGTCAAGCTCTGCGTGGGTTACGAATACAAGGGCGGAACCATCGCCTACCCGCCCCAGGAGCAGAACGGCATGGCCTACGTCACGCCGGTCTACGAGACCCTGCCCGGCTGGGACGAGGACATCTCCGACGCGCGCAGCTGGGACGACCTGCCCGAGAACGCGGTCAAGTACCTGCGGCGCATCGAGGAGATTTCCGGCGTGAAGATCGGCATCGTCTCGGTGGGCCCGGACCGGGTACAGACCTTCTAG
- a CDS encoding Na+/H+ antiporter NhaC family protein, with protein MRNILILSAVCLAVSLLPASAPAADAATAVANAEQWGLLTLIPPLLAIALAFASKNVVLSLFIGVFSGCFMLELKGWDVYHAMIGGFLHLSGQVLSSLADPWDAGIVLQVLAIGGLIALISRMGGAQAIAEAISRWARTPRSSQLAAWCMGLFIFFDDYANSLTVGPIMRPVTDRLRVSREKLAFIIDATAAPIAGIALISTWVAYEVGLIRDGYQAIGITGNAYGIFVQTIPYRFYNIYILLFILLAVWLKRDFGPMYAAEHRARTEGKVLGDHAVPMASDEATTLEPAAHVRPSVWSAILPIGTLMVAAFLGFYFNGYANLDDPAMLAAVNASPLSFTSMRICFGASDASVVLFQAALLAALVATAMAVFKKIMPLKDAIETFVTGIKSMNITAVILLLAWSLSGVMKELGTATYLVGTLSDALPAYLLPSIIFILGAIISFATGTSYGTMGILMPLTIPLAYALNPSPDFVVLAVGSVLTGAIFGDHCSPISDTTILSSMGAGCDHIDHVRTQLTYALVVAGLAVVTGYLPAGLGLPVSLTLPLGILATALIIRFAGKKVDA; from the coding sequence ATGCGCAATATTCTCATCCTCTCGGCCGTCTGCCTGGCGGTCTCGCTCCTGCCCGCCTCCGCCCCGGCCGCCGATGCCGCCACGGCCGTCGCCAACGCCGAACAATGGGGGCTGCTGACCCTGATCCCGCCGCTCCTGGCCATCGCCCTGGCCTTCGCCAGCAAGAACGTGGTCCTGTCGCTGTTCATCGGCGTGTTCTCGGGCTGCTTCATGCTCGAACTCAAGGGCTGGGACGTGTACCACGCCATGATCGGCGGCTTCCTGCACCTGTCGGGCCAGGTCCTCTCCTCCCTGGCCGACCCGTGGGACGCGGGCATCGTCCTCCAGGTCCTGGCCATCGGCGGGCTCATCGCCCTCATCTCCAGGATGGGCGGGGCCCAGGCCATCGCCGAGGCCATCTCGCGCTGGGCCCGAACGCCCAGGTCCTCCCAGCTGGCCGCCTGGTGCATGGGGCTGTTCATCTTCTTCGACGACTACGCCAACTCCCTGACCGTGGGCCCGATCATGCGCCCGGTCACGGACCGGCTCAGGGTTTCGCGCGAGAAGCTGGCCTTCATCATCGACGCCACGGCCGCGCCCATCGCGGGCATCGCGCTGATCTCCACCTGGGTGGCCTACGAGGTCGGACTGATCCGCGACGGCTACCAGGCCATCGGCATCACCGGCAACGCCTACGGCATCTTCGTCCAGACCATCCCGTACCGGTTCTACAACATCTACATCCTGCTCTTCATCCTCCTGGCCGTGTGGCTCAAGCGCGACTTCGGGCCCATGTACGCGGCCGAGCACCGCGCCCGAACCGAGGGCAAGGTCCTGGGCGACCACGCCGTGCCCATGGCCTCGGACGAGGCCACCACCCTGGAGCCCGCCGCCCACGTCCGGCCCTCCGTGTGGAGCGCCATCCTGCCCATCGGCACCCTCATGGTCGCCGCGTTCCTGGGCTTCTACTTCAACGGCTACGCAAACCTCGACGACCCGGCCATGCTCGCGGCCGTGAACGCCTCGCCCCTGTCCTTCACATCCATGCGCATCTGCTTCGGGGCCTCGGACGCCTCGGTGGTCCTGTTCCAGGCCGCCCTGCTCGCCGCCCTGGTGGCCACCGCCATGGCCGTGTTCAAGAAGATCATGCCCCTGAAGGACGCCATCGAGACCTTCGTCACCGGGATCAAATCCATGAACATCACCGCCGTCATCCTGCTCCTGGCCTGGTCCCTGTCCGGGGTCATGAAGGAGCTGGGCACGGCCACCTACCTGGTGGGCACCCTGTCCGACGCCCTGCCCGCCTACCTGCTGCCGTCCATCATCTTCATCCTCGGCGCGATCATCTCCTTCGCCACCGGCACGTCCTACGGGACCATGGGCATCCTCATGCCCCTGACCATCCCCTTGGCTTACGCCCTGAACCCGTCCCCGGACTTTGTGGTCCTGGCCGTGGGCTCGGTCCTGACCGGGGCCATCTTCGGCGACCACTGCTCGCCTATCTCGGACACGACCATCCTGTCCTCCATGGGCGCGGGCTGCGACCACATCGACCACGTGCGCACCCAGCTGACCTACGCCCTGGTGGTTGCCGGCCTGGCCGTGGTCACCGGCTACCTGCCCGCCGGCCTGGGGCTGCCCGTGTCTTTGACCCTGCCGCTGGGCATCCTGGCCACGGCCCTGATCATCCGCTTCGCGGGCAAGAAGGTGGACGCCTAG
- a CDS encoding antibiotic biosynthesis monooxygenase family protein: MPTHQPDLKTPCWAVIFTSVRTDADNGYAETAGRMLELARSMPGFLGVDSAREEVGITVSYWESLDAIRVWREHPEHRTAQARGRREWYASFTTRVCRVERETRFP; this comes from the coding sequence ATGCCGACGCATCAGCCTGACCTGAAGACGCCCTGCTGGGCCGTGATCTTCACCTCCGTGCGCACGGACGCCGACAACGGCTACGCCGAGACCGCCGGACGCATGCTCGAACTGGCCCGGTCCATGCCCGGCTTCCTGGGCGTGGATTCCGCCCGCGAGGAGGTCGGCATCACCGTGTCCTACTGGGAGAGCCTCGACGCCATCAGGGTCTGGCGCGAGCACCCCGAACACCGGACCGCCCAGGCGCGCGGCCGCCGGGAATGGTACGCCTCCTTCACCACCCGCGTCTGCCGGGTGGAGCGGGAGACCCGCTTCCCCTGA
- a CDS encoding methyl-accepting chemotaxis protein gives MRITRFKDWGLQSKILSFFLAAVVLVLAGLLGYFLPVVGDSLMQEKRVATKSVVEVAYGVIASWAGKADSGAVTVEAAQEAAKAELATLRYQGQEYFWVNDLHQVIVVHGVNPDLNGKDLSDMKDPHGVYLFREMVKVARDKGEGFVNYMWPKPGSDRPVPKISFVKLYQPWGWVVGSGIYVDDVEAQVSSMRWQILIPTLVGMGILILVVVWVLRGIIRPLHEAVTVSNAMAEGDLTVDIVSRSRDEVGQLTTAMGNMLKALRSVVSDVTVASEQVTSGSEELASSATDLSQGATEQASAVEEVSAAMEEMISSIGQNAENAQTTNNMTNKAARDTESGGRAVAKTVEAMKQIAEKISIIEEIARQTNLLALNAAIEAARAGEHGKGFAVVAAEVRKLAERSGASAAEISELSSSSVEVAEEAGNLLARIVPDIQKTAELVQEISAATNEQNEGGSQVNAAIQDMDKVIQQNAAASEEVASTAEELSSQAVQLQKTISFFRLDADGYVPPVQVKVAEPARPRLAGGRPKLAGGKPRPVPPGAAGNAPRGGMDLDMGEVDDTDFERF, from the coding sequence ATGCGCATCACAAGATTCAAGGACTGGGGACTGCAAAGCAAGATTCTCAGTTTCTTCCTGGCCGCAGTGGTTCTGGTCCTGGCCGGACTGCTCGGTTATTTCCTGCCGGTGGTGGGCGATTCCCTGATGCAGGAGAAGCGGGTGGCCACCAAGAGCGTGGTCGAGGTGGCCTACGGCGTCATCGCGTCCTGGGCCGGCAAGGCCGATTCCGGCGCCGTGACCGTGGAGGCCGCCCAGGAGGCCGCCAAGGCCGAACTGGCGACCCTGCGCTATCAGGGGCAGGAATATTTCTGGGTCAACGACCTGCACCAGGTCATCGTGGTCCACGGGGTCAACCCCGACCTCAACGGCAAGGACCTGTCCGACATGAAGGACCCCCACGGGGTCTATCTCTTCCGGGAGATGGTCAAGGTCGCCAGGGACAAGGGCGAGGGGTTCGTCAACTACATGTGGCCCAAGCCCGGTTCGGACCGGCCCGTGCCCAAGATTTCCTTCGTCAAGCTGTACCAGCCGTGGGGCTGGGTGGTCGGCTCCGGCATCTACGTGGACGACGTGGAGGCTCAGGTCAGCTCCATGCGCTGGCAGATCCTCATTCCCACCCTCGTGGGCATGGGCATCCTGATCCTGGTGGTCGTCTGGGTCCTGCGCGGCATCATCCGGCCCCTGCACGAGGCCGTGACCGTGTCCAACGCCATGGCCGAGGGCGACCTGACCGTGGACATCGTCTCCCGCAGCCGGGACGAGGTGGGCCAGCTGACCACGGCCATGGGCAACATGCTCAAGGCCCTGCGCAGCGTGGTCAGCGATGTCACCGTGGCCTCGGAACAGGTCACCTCGGGCAGCGAGGAGCTGGCCTCCTCGGCCACCGACCTGTCCCAGGGGGCCACGGAACAGGCCTCGGCCGTGGAGGAGGTCTCGGCGGCCATGGAGGAGATGATCTCGTCCATCGGCCAGAACGCCGAGAACGCCCAGACCACCAACAACATGACCAACAAGGCGGCCCGCGACACCGAGTCCGGCGGCCGGGCCGTGGCCAAGACCGTGGAGGCCATGAAGCAGATTGCGGAGAAGATCTCCATCATCGAGGAGATCGCGCGGCAGACCAACCTCCTGGCCCTGAACGCGGCCATCGAGGCGGCCCGGGCCGGGGAACACGGCAAGGGATTCGCCGTGGTCGCGGCCGAGGTGCGCAAGCTGGCCGAGCGTAGCGGCGCGTCCGCGGCCGAGATCAGCGAGCTGTCCTCGTCCAGCGTGGAGGTGGCCGAGGAGGCGGGCAACCTGCTGGCCCGGATCGTGCCGGACATCCAGAAGACCGCCGAACTGGTCCAGGAGATCTCCGCCGCCACCAACGAGCAGAATGAGGGCGGCTCCCAGGTCAACGCGGCCATCCAGGACATGGACAAGGTCATCCAGCAGAACGCGGCCGCCTCCGAGGAGGTCGCCTCCACGGCCGAGGAGCTTTCGTCCCAGGCCGTGCAGTTGCAGAAGACCATCAGCTTCTTCAGGCTCGATGCGGACGGCTACGTCCCGCCCGTCCAGGTCAAGGTGGCCGAGCCCGCCAGGCCCAGGCTCGCCGGGGGCAGGCCCAAGCTCGCCGGTGGCAAGCCCAGGCCGGTGCCGCCCGGTGCGGCCGGGAATGCGCCCAGGGGCGGCATGGACCTCGACATGGGCGAGGTGGACGACACCGATTTCGAGCGCTTCTGA
- a CDS encoding DNA polymerase III subunit delta', with protein MTLHDDPLAALKGQEHAVRRLNAIAHDPPQSIVIEGGDADARVALALYWAMRLNCASGSVPCGQCPACRQIADLAFNDLLFFDGREGLIKVDSVREKRSTWGQPPHGDGYRVTIFAEAQMFMTEAANALLKSLEEPRPGNVFVLAAPQRERLLETLVSRSWVVTLAWPDVRVNPPEVTEWTTALVHFWQTGRGWFERTQVRGAVDRDLAMSVVVGMQRELREALSGSCGTPLSAGMAKIYGPADLRRIGLVLEQAQDALNTQVPVNPTMVLDWVATRMA; from the coding sequence ATGACGTTGCACGACGACCCGCTGGCCGCCCTCAAGGGGCAGGAACATGCGGTCCGGCGGCTCAACGCCATCGCCCACGACCCGCCACAATCCATCGTCATAGAGGGGGGCGACGCGGATGCCCGCGTCGCCCTCGCCCTGTACTGGGCCATGCGCCTGAACTGCGCGTCCGGTTCGGTCCCCTGCGGCCAGTGCCCGGCCTGCCGACAGATCGCGGACCTGGCCTTCAACGACCTCCTGTTCTTCGACGGCCGCGAGGGGCTCATCAAGGTGGACTCCGTGCGCGAGAAGCGCTCCACCTGGGGCCAGCCGCCCCACGGCGACGGCTACCGCGTGACCATCTTCGCCGAGGCCCAGATGTTCATGACCGAGGCGGCCAACGCCCTGCTCAAGTCACTGGAGGAGCCCCGGCCCGGCAACGTCTTCGTCCTGGCCGCTCCCCAGCGCGAGCGGCTGCTGGAGACCCTGGTCTCGCGCTCCTGGGTGGTCACCCTGGCCTGGCCGGACGTGCGCGTGAACCCGCCCGAGGTGACCGAGTGGACCACGGCCCTGGTCCATTTCTGGCAGACCGGACGGGGCTGGTTCGAGCGCACCCAGGTGCGCGGCGCCGTGGACCGCGACCTGGCCATGAGCGTGGTCGTCGGCATGCAGCGCGAGCTGCGCGAGGCCCTGTCCGGCAGTTGCGGGACCCCGCTCTCGGCGGGCATGGCCAAGATTTACGGTCCGGCGGACCTGCGGCGCATCGGCCTGGTCCTGGAACAGGCCCAGGACGCCCTGAACACCCAGGTGCCGGTCAACCCGACCATGGTCCTGGACTGGGTCGCCACCCGCATGGCCTGA